The region GATACGAACAGCTCAGCGCGCCGGGACCTTCTCCGGCGTCGTGGTCATGCCAGCGCGCTGCATGGCGGCGACAGTAGCGGGACGCCCCGCCACCGCGCACCCGAATTTCCGCTGCGGACCCGCTAGTGCTGGTCCGCGGCGATGCCGCCGAGCGCCGCGCGCACGATGCCGGCGGCGAACCGCTCATCGTCCTGCGGCCCCGAGGTGGCAGCGGCGTCGAAGAACAGATCGAGGAACGCCCGGTGGAAGCACGCGCCGATGAGCAGCGTCGCCGCCGCGTCCGCGTCGACGTCGGCCGCGACCCGGCCCAAGTGCTGCTCCGCGCGCAGGTAGTCGGCCAGGTGCCGGGTCGGGACCTCGGGGCCGGTGCCCGGCACGAGCTTGCGCCGGTGGGCGGCCAGCAGCTCCGGGCTGGCGAACAGCGAGGCCGCCATCGGGAACGACTCGCGGTAGAAGCGCACGGCGATCCCGACGACCTCCCGCAGGTGCCCGGCCACCTCCCCGTCGCCGGCGCGGCCCGGCAGCTCGGTCACCGCCTGGGCCAGGCGCGGTGCGCGTTCGTGCAGCACGCGCACGAAGATCTCTTCCTTGTCCCGGAAGTGCTTGTACAGCGCCGCTTCCGAGCATCCCGCCGCGCGCGCGATCTCCTTGGTCGTGGTGCGCACGATCCCCGCGGTGCTCATCAGCCGGGCGGCGGCGTCGAGGATCCGCGACCGCGTCAGCGCCCCGCCGGTCAGCGCGGGCGCAGCGGCGTCGTCAGTCATGCAAGCAACCCTACCTTGACAGGTGAGTGGACACTCACCATAGTGGGTGAGTACTCACTCACCCCCTGGAGCGACCTCCGATGAAGATCACCGTGCTCGGTGCGACCGGCGGCGTCGGGCAGCACCTGCTCACCCACGCCCTGTCCGACGGCCACCAGGTCACCGCCGCCGTCCGCAACCCCGCCAAGGTGGCCACCCGGCACGCCGACCTGACCGTGGTGCGCACCGACGCCCTCGACGCCGACTCGGTGAAGTCGGCCATCGCCGGTGCCGACGCCGTGGTCTCCGGCATCGGCGCGGCCGGACGCCGCGACCCGCTCAACCCGGCCTCGACCTCGGCGCGGGCCGTGGTGGAGGCGATGTCCGCGACGGAGGTCAGGCGGCTGGTCGTCGTCAGCGCCGCCCCGCTCAACCGGTCGGGCGTCGGTCAGACGTGGCTCGCCCGTCGTGTGTTCTCGCCGCTGCTGTGGGCGGTGCTGGGCGATCTCTACCGCGACCTGGAACGGATGGAG is a window of Saccharopolyspora erythraea NRRL 2338 DNA encoding:
- a CDS encoding NAD(P)-dependent oxidoreductase, with the protein product MKITVLGATGGVGQHLLTHALSDGHQVTAAVRNPAKVATRHADLTVVRTDALDADSVKSAIAGADAVVSGIGAAGRRDPLNPASTSARAVVEAMSATEVRRLVVVSAAPLNRSGVGQTWLARRVFSPLLWAVLGDLYRDLERMEQVLRDSGLDWTSVRPPKLTDKPGRGHYRHTVETGPPGNEIARADVARAMLDFLGDPATIGHAVGVSA
- a CDS encoding TetR/AcrR family transcriptional regulator, with amino-acid sequence MTDDAAAPALTGGALTRSRILDAAARLMSTAGIVRTTTKEIARAAGCSEAALYKHFRDKEEIFVRVLHERAPRLAQAVTELPGRAGDGEVAGHLREVVGIAVRFYRESFPMAASLFASPELLAAHRRKLVPGTGPEVPTRHLADYLRAEQHLGRVAADVDADAAATLLIGACFHRAFLDLFFDAAATSGPQDDERFAAGIVRAALGGIAADQH